One stretch of Streptomyces agglomeratus DNA includes these proteins:
- a CDS encoding PrsW family glutamic-type intramembrane protease produces the protein MAAAITVAVALSLAFAMGQILYWAQPTITSPLPWMRVFRLPEPAPFTLTKRLLHVGWMIAAALGLLLLIMYRRTSGTGTGGRVGTVRACQFGILGALLLPYAVMPLDVLASAPLVLVMCLPTTAVALLCVHRVQLYRRLPGWLLLTGFGWGVLIGGGFGTVMIVWFQRYAGGYLLDWEHPRDAIRSLYTLLSLNAGMFSEMGKAAGVAVLYLLFRRHFDGVVSGAVVGAAVGLGFNLTETVRFMTVIDPGQAATQFWIRQVVGLMAVHVAFSAVVGAGFGAARGLSVRKDRLLVIGGGAVAAIGGHFVTDATMPRLATLTEDLFSHNQTLDLLVGVPLVTAVTSGPFVLASVVILRRGLREQAVGLAQALRGEAGVGTGAVTRPEADVLLSPRRRLLLELRVWRRDGLAGVRHLRRLHRAQLDLATQHWHRTSSGADSAVANDAPLRARVLELKGLVVPAVRPSSPSAQEVPS, from the coding sequence ATGGCCGCCGCGATCACGGTGGCGGTCGCCCTGTCGCTGGCCTTCGCCATGGGCCAGATCCTGTACTGGGCACAGCCCACCATCACTTCCCCACTGCCGTGGATGCGGGTGTTCAGGCTCCCGGAGCCGGCTCCTTTCACCTTGACGAAGAGGCTCCTCCACGTCGGCTGGATGATCGCCGCAGCCCTCGGTCTGCTGCTCCTGATCATGTACCGACGCACATCGGGGACGGGCACCGGCGGCCGTGTCGGAACCGTGCGGGCCTGCCAGTTTGGCATCCTGGGCGCTCTGCTGCTGCCCTACGCCGTCATGCCGCTTGACGTACTCGCCAGTGCCCCGCTGGTTCTCGTGATGTGCCTGCCCACCACCGCGGTGGCACTGCTGTGCGTGCATCGTGTGCAGTTGTACCGTCGCCTGCCGGGATGGCTGCTGCTGACGGGCTTCGGCTGGGGTGTGCTGATCGGGGGCGGGTTCGGAACCGTCATGATCGTGTGGTTCCAGCGGTACGCGGGTGGCTACCTGCTCGACTGGGAACACCCCCGGGACGCGATCCGTTCGCTCTACACGCTGCTGTCTCTCAACGCCGGAATGTTCTCCGAAATGGGCAAGGCCGCGGGGGTCGCCGTCCTCTACCTCCTCTTCCGACGGCACTTCGACGGGGTGGTCTCCGGCGCTGTCGTCGGAGCGGCGGTGGGGCTCGGCTTCAATCTCACCGAGACCGTCCGGTTCATGACGGTCATCGATCCCGGCCAGGCAGCCACGCAGTTCTGGATACGGCAGGTGGTCGGGCTGATGGCTGTCCACGTGGCGTTCTCCGCCGTGGTGGGCGCCGGCTTCGGCGCGGCCCGTGGGCTGTCCGTGCGGAAGGACCGTCTGCTCGTCATCGGCGGAGGCGCCGTGGCCGCCATCGGCGGGCACTTCGTCACGGACGCGACCATGCCGAGGCTCGCCACACTGACCGAGGACCTCTTCTCCCACAACCAGACACTCGACCTGCTCGTGGGCGTGCCGCTCGTCACCGCCGTCACTTCGGGGCCGTTCGTTCTCGCGTCCGTGGTCATCCTCCGGCGGGGTCTGCGCGAGCAGGCCGTCGGCCTCGCTCAGGCACTGCGGGGGGAAGCGGGCGTCGGCACGGGCGCGGTCACCCGGCCGGAGGCGGACGTGCTGCTCTCCCCGCGGCGTCGCCTCCTGCTCGAACTGCGGGTGTGGCGCCGGGACGGACTCGCGGGCGTACGCCACCTGAGACGTCTCCACCGGGCGCAGCTCGACCTGGCCACGCAGCACTGGCACCGCACGTCTTCGGGAGCCGACTCTGCCGTGGCCAACGACGCTCCGCTGCGTGCACGCGTGCTGGAGTTGAAAGGTCTTGTCGTACCGGCCGTTCGTCCGTCTTCACCATCGGCGCAGGAGGTCCCGTCATGA
- the xdhC gene encoding xanthine dehydrogenase accessory protein XdhC, which translates to MTWVAAVARLRARRESGVLVTVATVRGHAPRDAGAKLVVGQTETWGSIGGGNVEAVAIDRAREMIAASNPEQEPELIDFALNDKVTNQHGVQCCGGTVSVLLEPLPVVRAVAIFGVGHVGLELARILARQNLDLHLIDTRSAILTEERLDVLADAVAQVHVHYTPLLPEEVLEELPRGTHILIMTHDHAEDAALCDAALRTNHLGSIGLIGSAAKWVRFRKRLATEGGQDEATIDRIKTPIGLADITGKEPATIAVSVAADLLRAFETEGN; encoded by the coding sequence ATGACGTGGGTCGCCGCGGTCGCACGGTTGCGGGCACGACGGGAGTCCGGCGTGCTCGTGACTGTCGCGACCGTGCGCGGCCATGCCCCACGCGACGCCGGTGCGAAGCTTGTTGTGGGGCAGACCGAGACGTGGGGCTCGATCGGTGGCGGCAACGTCGAGGCCGTCGCGATCGACCGGGCCCGGGAGATGATCGCCGCTTCCAACCCGGAGCAGGAGCCGGAGCTGATCGATTTCGCCTTGAACGACAAGGTGACCAACCAGCATGGCGTGCAGTGCTGCGGCGGCACGGTCTCGGTGCTGCTCGAACCGCTGCCGGTGGTACGGGCCGTGGCCATCTTCGGCGTCGGGCACGTCGGGCTGGAACTGGCGCGCATCTTGGCACGTCAGAACCTCGACCTCCATCTGATCGACACCCGCTCCGCCATCCTCACCGAGGAGCGGCTCGACGTACTGGCGGACGCGGTGGCGCAGGTGCACGTGCACTACACGCCGCTGCTGCCCGAGGAGGTGCTGGAGGAGCTGCCGCGCGGTACCCACATCCTGATCATGACCCATGATCACGCCGAGGACGCCGCCCTGTGCGACGCCGCCTTGCGCACCAACCACCTCGGCTCGATCGGGCTGATCGGGTCGGCGGCCAAGTGGGTACGGTTCCGCAAGCGCCTCGCCACCGAGGGCGGTCAAGACGAGGCCACCATCGATCGGATCAAGACCCCGATCGGGCTGGCCGACATCACCGGCAAGGAACCCGCGACCATTGCCGTGAGCGTCGCTGCCGATTTGCTGCGCGCCTTCGAAACCGAGGGGAACTGA
- a CDS encoding xanthine dehydrogenase small subunit: protein MVAARITVNGKETPISPAAPHTTTLDFLRDRGLTGTKEGCAEGECGACSVLVARPGVNKPTDWVAVNACLVPVAALDGQEIVTSEGLATAGEPGTPPTLHPVQEEMAVRGGSQCGYCTPGFVCSMAAEYYRPDRCAHSDSGAHADSGSDPDSHAGSGSGSGETVDAEHGPNGFDLHALSGNLCRCTGYRPIRDAAFAVGTPSDEDPLAQRREQSPPAPATTEYTQDDSAFLRKSSLAETLRLLRERPDAVVVAGSTDWGVEVNIRSRRADCVVAIDRLSELRELRVEADRIEIGAALTLTEIERRLDGEVPLLAELFPQFASRLIRNGATLGGNLGTGSPIGDSPPVLLALEASVVLADADGEREVPLADYFTGYRQSVRRPGELIRSVRIPLPLSPVVAFHKIAKRRFDDISSVAVAFALDIEDGIVRKARIGLGGVAATPIRSLATEAALEGKPWTAETVEAAARELRGEGTPMSDHRASSLYRSAMLGQSLLKLYAQTTEAVSS, encoded by the coding sequence ATGGTAGCGGCGCGGATCACGGTCAACGGGAAAGAAACACCGATTTCACCGGCTGCGCCCCACACCACAACGCTGGATTTTCTGCGCGATCGTGGCCTCACCGGCACCAAGGAGGGCTGCGCCGAGGGTGAATGCGGCGCCTGTTCGGTCCTGGTGGCGCGTCCCGGGGTGAACAAGCCCACCGACTGGGTGGCGGTCAACGCCTGCCTGGTTCCGGTCGCCGCACTCGACGGTCAGGAGATCGTCACCTCCGAAGGTCTCGCCACCGCCGGCGAACCCGGCACGCCGCCCACCCTGCACCCGGTGCAGGAGGAGATGGCGGTCCGCGGCGGCTCCCAATGCGGTTACTGCACGCCGGGATTCGTTTGCAGCATGGCTGCCGAGTACTACCGCCCCGACCGCTGCGCGCACTCGGACTCGGGCGCGCACGCGGACTCGGGCTCCGACCCGGACTCGCACGCTGGCTCGGGCTCGGGCTCGGGCGAAACCGTCGACGCCGAGCACGGGCCGAACGGTTTCGATCTGCACGCGCTGAGCGGAAACCTGTGCCGCTGCACCGGATATCGCCCGATCCGCGATGCCGCCTTCGCCGTCGGTACGCCCTCCGACGAGGACCCGCTGGCGCAGCGTCGCGAGCAGTCCCCGCCCGCGCCGGCTACCACTGAGTACACCCAGGACGACAGCGCCTTCCTGCGGAAGAGTTCCCTGGCCGAAACGCTGCGGTTGCTGCGCGAGCGGCCCGACGCGGTGGTGGTCGCCGGCTCGACCGACTGGGGCGTGGAGGTCAACATCCGTTCCCGCCGGGCGGATTGCGTCGTCGCCATCGACCGGCTGTCCGAACTGCGGGAGCTGCGCGTCGAAGCCGACCGCATCGAGATCGGGGCGGCGCTGACGCTCACCGAGATCGAACGCCGCCTCGACGGTGAAGTCCCGCTGCTGGCAGAGTTGTTCCCGCAGTTCGCGTCCCGGCTCATCCGCAACGGTGCGACCCTGGGCGGCAACCTGGGTACCGGCTCCCCCATCGGTGACAGCCCGCCGGTGCTGCTGGCGCTTGAGGCATCGGTGGTGCTCGCCGACGCCGACGGTGAGCGCGAGGTCCCCCTGGCGGACTACTTCACCGGCTACCGGCAGAGCGTGCGCCGTCCCGGCGAGCTGATCCGCTCGGTACGCATCCCGTTGCCGCTGTCGCCGGTCGTGGCCTTCCACAAGATCGCCAAGCGGCGCTTCGACGACATCTCCAGCGTCGCGGTCGCCTTCGCGCTCGACATCGAGGACGGAATCGTCCGCAAGGCACGTATCGGCCTGGGCGGCGTGGCCGCCACCCCGATCCGCTCCCTCGCCACCGAGGCGGCCCTGGAGGGCAAGCCGTGGACGGCGGAGACGGTCGAGGCCGCGGCCCGGGAGCTGCGGGGCGAGGGCACCCCGATGAGCGATCACCGCGCCAGCTCCCTCTACCGCTCCGCGATGCTGGGCCAGAGCCTGCTGAAGCTGTACGCGCAAACCACCGAGGCGGTGTCGTCATGA
- a CDS encoding PucR family transcriptional regulator, which produces MHTNAISGSARTTTPVGTGRGDERLPATTGKLRAELSREGARGHDEAVGGPPAAAAESTALQLFDRACRRLLGRGTDFTDTVVEKIRTEVQYYADPLAPPDLRRSVSTGVRHGLEAGLDPGRLVDVERYTRELGIRRAEEGRPLDEVMHAYRVAGSEVWSGIVRAVERHGLGDSRQLVHVAELVWKHNDRDAVLVADAYRQVAKGVASRHGERVRLILAALLESRNEPDFARDAAAILDLPLDGRFAVAMIGATPPYGRLPESVPEVHGIRVLRHTRGQRAVLVAHLGDRPLDALASGLVAGTGLRIGISPVVQGLHSLSRARDMAGLALRTCRADGEIARLDSRLPDGLLLSRPDLSAELTLQVLQPMYDLEPADRDTLFATLGVWIEKGGSAVQTARHMLCHRNTVLNRLRRFEQTTGLALSRPRDLVQLTLALDALRLLGPAAAPGASGAQEPSRPPSAL; this is translated from the coding sequence ATGCACACCAACGCCATTTCCGGCAGCGCTCGTACCACCACCCCTGTCGGCACCGGCCGCGGCGACGAGCGCCTCCCGGCGACGACCGGCAAGCTCCGCGCCGAGCTGAGCCGGGAGGGCGCTCGCGGCCACGACGAGGCCGTCGGCGGGCCGCCCGCCGCCGCGGCGGAGTCCACCGCGCTCCAGCTCTTCGATCGTGCCTGCCGACGCCTGCTGGGACGCGGTACCGACTTCACCGACACCGTCGTCGAGAAGATCCGGACCGAGGTCCAGTACTACGCGGACCCGCTCGCCCCGCCCGACCTGCGGCGGTCCGTGAGCACCGGCGTCCGCCACGGGCTGGAGGCGGGCCTGGACCCGGGCAGGCTCGTGGACGTCGAGCGGTACACCAGGGAACTGGGCATCCGGCGCGCCGAAGAGGGCCGCCCCCTCGACGAGGTGATGCACGCCTACCGTGTCGCCGGCTCGGAGGTCTGGAGCGGGATCGTCCGTGCGGTGGAGCGGCACGGGCTCGGCGACTCGCGCCAGCTGGTGCACGTGGCCGAGCTGGTGTGGAAACACAACGACCGCGACGCCGTCCTGGTCGCCGACGCCTACCGGCAGGTCGCCAAGGGCGTCGCCAGCCGGCACGGTGAACGCGTCCGCCTGATCCTCGCCGCCCTGCTGGAGAGCCGCAACGAACCCGACTTCGCCCGGGACGCGGCGGCGATCCTCGATCTGCCGCTCGACGGACGGTTCGCCGTGGCGATGATAGGAGCCACACCGCCGTACGGCCGCCTGCCGGAAAGCGTCCCGGAGGTGCACGGGATACGGGTCCTGCGCCATACCCGCGGGCAGCGCGCTGTGCTCGTCGCGCACCTGGGCGACCGTCCCCTGGACGCCCTGGCGTCGGGCCTGGTCGCCGGTACCGGACTGCGCATCGGCATCAGCCCGGTCGTACAGGGGCTGCACAGCCTGTCCCGGGCCCGTGACATGGCCGGACTCGCGCTGCGTACGTGCCGGGCCGACGGCGAGATCGCCCGGCTCGACTCCCGCCTGCCCGACGGCCTCCTGCTCTCCCGGCCCGACCTGTCCGCCGAACTGACGCTCCAGGTGCTCCAGCCCATGTACGACCTGGAACCCGCGGACCGCGACACCCTGTTCGCCACCCTCGGAGTCTGGATCGAGAAGGGCGGCTCCGCCGTCCAGACCGCCCGGCACATGCTCTGCCATCGCAACACCGTGCTCAACCGGCTGCGCCGCTTCGAGCAGACAACGGGTCTCGCTCTGTCCCGGCCCCGCGATCTGGTGCAGCTCACCCTCGCCCTCGACGCACTCCGGCTGCTCGGGCCGGCCGCCGCCCCCGGCGCGTCCGGCGCCCAGGAGCCATCGCGTCCCCCGTCGGCCCTCTGA
- a CDS encoding cation acetate symporter, translated as MTTAQLVLAASPGAGVLDSDTRGMVLVGFLAFIVPILFICVLSGPARDRVNDFYTAGRALSPLRGALVLSGVYLSAATVLGTTGTVAVFGYDGLFIALCTVLSLGVLLLLAGPLRERGLYTFGDIFALRAPGPAARIAVAVVTLSVCVPYLVVQLSGAGVTTAMLLGLSGPGPEQTSIVMIGLLVVCATTFGGMRGMITLQVLKTVVLLGMALVVAAVVLDRFGWSTDSLIHAAGQGSGRPAAYPQPGLRFAGTGGAEGTLDYIGLMISIVLGVACLPHVAMQLNTAPDGAAARRTVRHTIGMVGAFCLTTAVLGFGGAALVGAPKILTADPGATSTLLMLTGELASGSSTGDAWLVVLVSCAVFLTTLAVVASVTLAAAGAVAHDLVTHVVRRGRTTEGREVAAARMASAGVGLLSIGLAVGVQGWNVGFLSALALAVAASCLLPALVYSLFWSRYTRAGLLWTLYGGLFCAIGLQISGPVFSGSPMALLPDRHFDWFPLQTVVLVSMPVAFLLGGLGSIAGRRRTPAFTEHIPA; from the coding sequence ATGACGACCGCTCAGCTCGTGCTCGCCGCCTCACCCGGTGCCGGCGTCCTGGACTCGGACACGCGCGGCATGGTTCTCGTGGGATTCCTCGCGTTCATCGTGCCCATCCTCTTCATCTGCGTTCTCAGCGGTCCCGCGCGGGACCGGGTCAACGACTTCTACACAGCCGGTCGCGCGCTCTCGCCCCTCCGCGGCGCCCTCGTGCTGTCCGGCGTCTACCTGTCGGCGGCCACGGTGCTCGGTACAACAGGAACCGTCGCGGTCTTCGGCTACGACGGTCTCTTCATAGCCCTGTGTACGGTGCTGTCCCTCGGCGTACTGCTCCTGCTGGCCGGCCCCCTGCGTGAGCGCGGCCTCTACACCTTCGGCGACATCTTTGCCCTGCGGGCCCCCGGGCCCGCAGCGAGGATCGCGGTCGCCGTCGTCACCTTGAGCGTCTGCGTCCCGTACCTGGTGGTGCAGCTCTCCGGTGCGGGAGTGACCACCGCGATGCTGCTGGGGCTGTCCGGTCCGGGCCCCGAACAGACGTCCATTGTCATGATCGGCCTCCTCGTCGTCTGCGCGACGACGTTCGGCGGGATGCGCGGCATGATCACCCTCCAGGTACTCAAGACGGTCGTACTGCTGGGCATGGCCCTGGTCGTGGCGGCGGTGGTGCTCGACCGTTTCGGCTGGAGCACCGACTCCCTGATCCACGCCGCCGGGCAAGGCAGTGGCCGTCCCGCCGCCTACCCGCAGCCCGGGCTGCGCTTCGCCGGCACCGGCGGAGCCGAAGGCACACTCGACTACATCGGTCTGATGATCAGCATCGTGCTGGGTGTGGCATGCCTGCCCCACGTCGCGATGCAGCTCAACACGGCACCCGACGGGGCCGCCGCCCGCCGTACGGTGCGCCACACCATCGGCATGGTCGGTGCCTTCTGCCTCACCACAGCCGTGCTGGGCTTCGGGGGAGCGGCGCTGGTCGGTGCTCCGAAGATCCTCACAGCGGATCCGGGAGCCACCAGCACGCTGCTGATGCTCACCGGCGAACTGGCGAGCGGCTCGTCCACGGGCGACGCCTGGCTCGTCGTCCTGGTCTCCTGCGCGGTGTTCCTCACCACGCTGGCGGTGGTCGCGAGCGTCACCCTGGCGGCGGCGGGGGCGGTCGCCCACGACCTGGTCACGCATGTCGTGCGCCGAGGCCGCACGACGGAGGGCCGCGAGGTGGCCGCCGCCCGCATGGCGTCCGCCGGGGTCGGACTGCTGAGCATCGGGCTTGCGGTCGGCGTACAGGGCTGGAACGTCGGGTTCCTGTCTGCCCTCGCCCTGGCGGTGGCAGCCTCCTGCCTGCTGCCGGCCCTGGTGTACTCGCTCTTCTGGAGCCGCTACACCCGCGCCGGACTTCTCTGGACGCTGTACGGAGGTCTGTTCTGCGCCATCGGGTTGCAGATCTCAGGACCGGTCTTCTCGGGCTCGCCGATGGCGCTCCTGCCGGACCGCCACTTCGACTGGTTCCCGCTCCAGACGGTGGTCCTCGTGTCGATGCCGGTCGCCTTCCTGCTCGGCGGGCTGGGCAGCATCGCCGGAAGACGCCGGACGCCGGCGTTCACCGAGCACATCCCGGCATGA
- a CDS encoding GNAT family N-acetyltransferase, giving the protein MNNELRSIPKRVRFVQLSAKALRALADGDLASGSAEAGVALDEHFVCDRARHIFGYRADQLAEDPSAAPWITRAAVSESDGAVVGDAGFHGPPDEDGTVEVGYSVVPRYRRQGYGRAMLTALLVRAAAEPGVRTVRATIRSDNTASLATMAGFGFTRVGEQGNERDGLEIVFEVPADAMQAE; this is encoded by the coding sequence ATGAATAACGAACTTCGCTCCATCCCCAAACGCGTCCGCTTCGTCCAGCTCAGCGCAAAGGCACTGCGGGCGCTCGCCGACGGTGACCTCGCCAGCGGCAGCGCCGAGGCCGGGGTCGCCCTTGACGAACACTTCGTCTGCGACCGGGCCCGCCATATTTTCGGCTATCGCGCTGACCAGCTCGCCGAAGACCCGTCTGCCGCGCCCTGGATCACGCGGGCCGCGGTGTCTGAGTCGGACGGCGCCGTTGTCGGCGACGCCGGGTTCCACGGGCCGCCGGACGAGGACGGCACGGTCGAGGTCGGGTACTCCGTCGTTCCCCGGTACCGCCGCCAGGGTTATGGCCGTGCCATGCTGACGGCGCTGCTCGTCAGGGCCGCCGCCGAACCCGGCGTCAGGACCGTACGGGCCACTATCAGGTCCGACAACACCGCCTCCCTGGCCACCATGGCGGGCTTCGGATTCACGCGCGTCGGCGAGCAGGGGAACGAGCGCGACGGACTCGAGATCGTCTTCGAGGTTCCGGCAGACGCTATGCAGGCCGAGTGA
- the xdhB gene encoding xanthine dehydrogenase molybdopterin binding subunit, with protein sequence MSNLSERPEKPVVGVSMPHESATLHVTGTALYTDDLVHRTKDVLHAYPVQVMKAHGRITALRTEPALAVPGVVRVLTGADVPGVNDAGMKHDEPLFPNEVMFYGHAVAWVLGETLEAARLGAAAVEVELDEQPSVITLQDAIAADSFHGARPVMLTGDVDSGFADSAHVFTGEFQFSDQEHFYLETHAALAHIDESEQVFVQSSTQHPSETQEIVAHVLGLHSHEVTVQCLRMGGGFGGKEMQPHGFAAVAALGAKLTGRPVRLRLNRTQDLTMSGKRHGFHAQWKIGFDADGRIRALDATLTADGGWSLDLSEPVVARALCHIDNTYWIPNARIAGRIAKTNKVSNTAFRGFGGPQGMLVIEDIMGRCAPLLGLDPMELRERNFYQQGQATPYGQQVSQPERISAVWQKTLDNGGVADRKREIAAFNAAHPHTKRALAVTGIKFGISFNLTAFNQGGALVLIYKDGSVLINHGGTEMGQGLHTKMLQVAATTLGIPLHKVRLAPTRTDKVPNTSATAASSGADLNGAAVKNACEQLRERLLSVAASQLGSNASDVRIVEGVARTLGSDKELAWDDLVRTAYFQRVQLSAAGFYRTEGLHWDAKTFRGSPFKYFSYGAAAAEVEVDGFTGAYRIRRVDIVHDVGDSLSPMIDIGQVEGGFVQGAGWLTLEDMRWDATDGPNRGRLLTQAASTYKLPSFSEMPEEFNVTLLENATEEGSVYGSKAVGEPPLMLAFSVREALRQAAAAFGPSGASVELASPATPEAVYWAIETAHRGDASRNGHARNGSAGDATEGTTRTDADATVLSGA encoded by the coding sequence ATGAGTAACTTGTCCGAACGCCCCGAAAAGCCTGTCGTCGGCGTTTCGATGCCGCACGAGAGTGCCACCCTGCACGTCACCGGGACCGCGCTCTACACCGACGACCTGGTCCATCGCACCAAGGACGTCCTGCACGCCTACCCGGTCCAGGTCATGAAGGCCCACGGCAGGATCACCGCGCTGCGCACCGAGCCCGCGCTCGCCGTGCCCGGCGTCGTCCGCGTACTGACCGGTGCCGACGTGCCGGGCGTCAACGATGCCGGGATGAAGCACGACGAACCGCTGTTCCCCAACGAGGTCATGTTCTACGGCCACGCGGTCGCCTGGGTGCTCGGCGAGACCCTGGAGGCGGCCCGGCTCGGCGCGGCGGCCGTCGAGGTGGAACTCGACGAGCAGCCATCCGTGATCACACTTCAGGACGCGATCGCGGCCGACAGTTTCCACGGCGCTCGGCCCGTGATGCTGACCGGTGACGTCGACTCCGGCTTCGCCGATTCCGCGCACGTGTTCACCGGCGAGTTCCAGTTCTCCGACCAGGAGCACTTCTACCTGGAGACGCACGCGGCGCTGGCCCACATCGACGAGTCCGAGCAGGTGTTCGTCCAGAGCAGCACCCAGCACCCGTCGGAGACCCAGGAGATCGTCGCGCACGTACTCGGTCTGCACAGCCACGAGGTGACCGTGCAGTGCCTGCGGATGGGCGGCGGTTTCGGCGGCAAGGAGATGCAGCCGCACGGGTTCGCGGCCGTCGCCGCGCTCGGCGCCAAGCTGACCGGCCGGCCGGTCCGGCTGCGGCTCAACCGGACGCAGGACCTGACCATGTCCGGCAAGCGGCACGGGTTCCACGCCCAGTGGAAGATCGGCTTCGACGCGGACGGCCGTATCCGGGCGCTGGACGCCACCCTGACCGCGGACGGCGGCTGGAGCCTGGACCTGTCCGAGCCGGTGGTGGCCCGCGCGCTGTGCCACATCGACAACACGTACTGGATTCCCAACGCCCGCATCGCCGGTCGCATCGCCAAGACCAACAAGGTCTCCAACACCGCCTTCCGCGGCTTCGGCGGACCGCAGGGCATGCTGGTGATCGAGGACATCATGGGCCGTTGCGCGCCGCTGCTCGGCCTGGACCCCATGGAGCTGCGGGAGCGCAACTTCTACCAGCAGGGGCAGGCGACACCGTACGGACAGCAGGTCTCCCAGCCCGAACGGATCTCGGCCGTCTGGCAGAAGACCCTGGACAACGGCGGCGTCGCCGATCGCAAGCGCGAGATCGCCGCCTTCAACGCCGCGCACCCGCACACCAAGCGGGCACTCGCGGTCACCGGCATCAAGTTCGGCATCTCGTTCAACCTGACCGCCTTCAACCAGGGCGGCGCGCTGGTGCTGATCTACAAGGACGGTTCCGTCCTGATCAACCACGGCGGCACCGAGATGGGCCAGGGCCTGCACACCAAGATGCTCCAGGTGGCCGCGACCACGCTGGGTATCCCGCTGCACAAGGTGCGGCTGGCCCCGACGCGAACCGACAAGGTGCCCAACACCTCCGCCACCGCCGCCAGTTCCGGGGCGGACCTCAACGGTGCGGCGGTGAAGAACGCCTGCGAGCAGCTGCGCGAACGGCTGCTGTCGGTGGCCGCCTCGCAGCTGGGTTCGAACGCCTCGGACGTACGCATCGTCGAGGGCGTCGCGCGCACCCTGGGCAGCGACAAGGAACTGGCCTGGGACGACCTGGTACGCACCGCGTACTTCCAGCGGGTTCAGCTGTCGGCGGCCGGTTTCTACCGGACCGAGGGGCTGCACTGGGACGCGAAGACGTTCCGGGGCTCGCCGTTCAAGTACTTCTCCTACGGCGCCGCCGCGGCCGAGGTGGAGGTGGACGGCTTCACCGGCGCGTACCGCATCCGGCGGGTGGACATCGTGCACGATGTCGGCGACAGCCTGTCGCCGATGATCGACATCGGTCAGGTCGAGGGTGGCTTCGTGCAGGGGGCGGGCTGGCTGACGCTGGAGGACATGCGCTGGGACGCCACTGACGGGCCGAACCGCGGCCGGCTGCTGACCCAGGCGGCGAGCACGTACAAGCTGCCGAGCTTCTCGGAGATGCCCGAGGAGTTCAACGTCACGCTGCTGGAGAATGCCACCGAAGAGGGCTCGGTGTACGGGTCCAAGGCGGTGGGTGAGCCTCCGCTGATGCTGGCGTTCTCGGTACGGGAAGCGTTGCGGCAGGCCGCCGCGGCGTTCGGACCGAGCGGTGCCAGCGTGGAGTTGGCCTCGCCCGCCACGCCGGAAGCGGTGTACTGGGCGATCGAGACGGCTCACCGGGGCGATGCGTCCCGGAACGGGCACGCCCGCAACGGATCGGCCGGGGACGCCACCGAAGGCACGACCCGAACCGACGCCGACGCAACAGTGCTGAGCGGTGCCTGA
- a CDS encoding GNAT family N-acetyltransferase codes for MTTYETMPFHLETKRLILRPWAESDAAEFCALLSERGKGTPAVEHIRTSIAELLTETATTGIALLPIQRRDEGDFIGYCGLIIGRSTLEEPEIAYELFQRAHGRGYATEAASAVLDAAVATGRKRLWSTVGAWNTPSLRVLEKLGFERDHVSTEDNGEVVWLTRSLP; via the coding sequence ATGACTACGTACGAAACGATGCCGTTCCACCTCGAGACCAAGCGGCTGATACTACGGCCGTGGGCCGAGTCGGACGCCGCTGAGTTTTGCGCCCTTCTCTCCGAACGCGGCAAGGGGACGCCCGCGGTTGAGCACATTCGGACGTCGATCGCGGAGCTGCTCACCGAGACGGCGACCACGGGGATCGCCCTGTTGCCCATCCAGCGCCGTGACGAAGGCGACTTCATCGGCTACTGCGGGCTGATCATCGGCCGCTCGACCCTGGAGGAGCCTGAAATCGCGTATGAGCTGTTTCAGCGCGCGCATGGGCGTGGCTACGCCACCGAGGCGGCAAGCGCGGTGCTCGATGCGGCTGTCGCGACCGGGCGGAAACGGCTCTGGTCGACCGTCGGCGCGTGGAACACACCGTCGCTCCGTGTCCTCGAGAAGCTCGGCTTCGAGCGGGATCACGTTTCCACGGAAGACAACGGTGAAGTCGTCTGGCTAACCCGCTCGTTGCCGTAA